A region of Maniola jurtina chromosome 7, ilManJurt1.1, whole genome shotgun sequence DNA encodes the following proteins:
- the LOC123867061 gene encoding sodium channel protein Nach-like, which yields MKFIPAKLNVLLPRLKYTCENLSVHGPSFLARNDVHFVYRIFYFIIYVHVWIAAVASIYKYISTYQEDTIRFTTQTDYLDWNTTVPSVTVCEIANLDKILVELQKLERQYSGASLLFAKDIAFYSGECQSCSLLENVTVQDFKLANYSAAFRSECKDLFITCTWDDKPMNCCQHFKPIQTEYGRCYSMNNNQIEGIRSPYYVASSNIRKLSSLQLELAQDFEAYLHSPEDVPYWNMELDRRVSVFHGTEGSILFSIVDILNEPELSLIPPNVRQCRFPDESPDNFKSYRHYSYSVCIIHCRIEAQLEFCNCTSHLSPDEYKDRYCDLRGMQCLTKHYATLKKLKVPGVNETGLNCDCLSSCVEPEYNTVAKKVINRGSDLKARTVKFILSNRPYERVTRQVARTGLDLVVAMGNCFGLGFGGSVLSIVEVFYYLCFKQWRYINVK from the coding sequence ATGAAATTTATACCTGCAAAACTAAATGTGTTACTGCCGCGCCTAAAATATACCTGCGAAAACCTTTCGGTTCACGGTCCAAGTTTTTTGGCTCGTAACGACGTTCATTTTGTGTAcaggatattttattttataatttatgtacACGTTTGGATTGCAGCAGTTGCCTCAATATATAAATACATTTCGACATATCAAGAAGACACGATACGCTTTACAACACAAACGGATTATCTCGACTGGAATACCACTGTACCCTCAGTCACAGTGTGTGAAATTGCCAATTTAGACAAAATATTAGTGGAGCTGCAAAAGTTAGAAAGACAGTACAGTGGAGCGTCACTCCTCTTTGCGAAGGACATCGCTTTTTATAGTGGAGAGTGCCAGAGTTGCTCATTACTAGAAAACGTTACGGTTCAGGATTTTAAATTGGCAAATTATAGTGCTGCATTTCGCTCCGAGTGCAAAGATCTGTTTATTACCTGCACCTGGGATGACAAACCTATGAACTGCTGCCAACATTTCAAACCGATTCAAACTGAATATGGACGTTGTTATTCCATGAATAATAACCAAATTGAGGGAATTCGATCACCCTACTATGTTGCATCGTCGAATATCCGTAAACTAAGCTCACTTCAACTTGAATTAGCACAGGATTTTGAGGCCTACCTACATTCACCCGAGGATGTACCTTATTGGAATATGGAATTAGATCGTAGAGTGTCAGTCTTTCATGGTACAGAGGGTTCTATATTATTCTCTATCGTTGATATACTAAATGAACCTGAACTTTCTCTTATTCCTCCTAATGTTCGtcaatgcaggtttcctgatgAATCGCCTGATAATTTCAAGAGTTACCGACACTACAGTTACTCAGTGTGCATCATTCACTGCCGTATTGAAGCGCAGCTGGAGTTTTGTAATTGCACCTCACATTTATCCCCAGATGAATACAAAGACAGGTATTGTGACTTACGAGGCATGCAATGTTTGACAAAGCACTATGCAACACTGAAAAAACTCAAAGTACCTGGTGTGAATGAAACCGGTTTGAATTGCGATTGTCTCTCCTCTTGCGTAGAGCCTGAATACAATACGGTAGCTAAGAAAGTAATTAATCGTGGGAGTGATTTAAAAGCTCGAACCGTCAAATTCATTTTGAGTAACAGACCCTATGAAAGAGTCACTCGACAAGTAGCTCGTACGGGATTGGATCTGGTGGTCGCTATGGGGAACTGCTTTGGTCTTGGTTTTGGTGGTTCTGTACTTTCTATCGTTGAAGTATTTTACTACCTATGTTTTAAACAGTGGAGGTACATCAACGTAAAATAG